One window of the Triticum dicoccoides isolate Atlit2015 ecotype Zavitan chromosome 3B, WEW_v2.0, whole genome shotgun sequence genome contains the following:
- the LOC119278213 gene encoding auxin-responsive protein SAUR71-like, giving the protein MAASKGARKSLVSRTLERCRSGLNSGGKSSAAVAPGCFSVYVGPERERFVVRADRANHPLFRRLLDDAEQEYGYAAQGPLALPCSVDAFLDVLWHMDHDVQDDDDGEAAVAPSTPICGLQRAGSGNIKVRPAGYRVLSPAKSTPASFFFSQTAAGGRR; this is encoded by the coding sequence ATGGCGGCGAGCAAGGGAGCAAGGAAGAGCCTGGTGTCGAGGACCCTGGAGCGGTGCAGGTCCGGGCTGAACAGCGGCGGcaagtcgtcggcggcggtggcgccggGGTGCTTCTCGGTGTACGTGGGCCCGGAGCGGGAGCGGTTCGTGGTGCGCGCCGACCGCGCCAACCACCCGCTCTTCCGCCGCCTCCTCGACGACGCAGAGCAGGAGTACGGCTACGCGGCGCAGGGGCCGCTCGCGCTGCCCTGCTCCGTCGACGCCTTCCTCGACGTGCTCTGGCACATGGACCACGACGTCCAGGACGACGACGATGGCGAGGCCGCCGTGGCCCCGTCGACGCCCATATGCGGCCTGCAGCGCGCCGGCAGCGGGAACATCAAGGTCCGGCCGGCGGGGTACCGGGTGCTCAGCCCGGCCAAGTCCACGCCggcttccttcttcttctcgcagACGGCGGCTGGCGGTAGGAGGTGA